Proteins encoded in a region of the Panicum hallii strain FIL2 chromosome 3, PHallii_v3.1, whole genome shotgun sequence genome:
- the LOC112885897 gene encoding serine/threonine-protein kinase HT1-like, producing the protein MDDEDYSWVRRTRFSQSIVRSSSGREQYGAFIEQFSRGAELKLNGLGTGRRLPGQNLQPLAKGSVLSNSASARLTIPKAKSAGPQSERKLKHASSEGQFNRDRSSDRSLRQASPKQDRKGVGLSLDIPQRHAVRPSDDESPDALDFSFHSDEQSQRLQRVCSSPAPFYSQDAASPVDDSRARSASMKGTGEVPKPTPKPKRRAKSPIPKRAISDVFKEAKAATKRFSSPQRQRKPTSPRSPDDSPPFGFASLRTPSKLKINRRTSSWPRRNFDDGPAKVAASDILERWTVDRSQLLIGHRFASGAYSRLFHGIYKEQPVAVKFIRQPDDGEDDELSARLEKQFTAEVTILARLQHRNVIKLVGACNCPPVFCVITEFLSGGSLRAFLRKLERKTLPMEKVISIALDIARGLEYIHLQGIVHRDVKPENILFDGEFCAKVVDFGVACEEAHCNLLGDDPGTYRWMAPEMYKHKPYGRKVDVYSFGLVLWELVTGTLPYEDMTPLQAAFAVVSKNLRPAIPSSCPAAVKFLIEQCWSWQPEKRPEFRQIVSILENLKTVLERDGMLDKIPSFICQPQECNDQNKKKVSSWIQRLSYTQPDFSGPPPPKLL; encoded by the exons ATGGACGACGAGGACTACTCGTGGGTGCGGCGCACCAGATTCTCGCAGTCCATCGTCAGGTCCAGCTCCGGCAGGGAGCAGTACGGCGCGTTCATCGAGCAGTTCAGTCGCGGCGCCGAACTGAAGCTCAACGGATTGGGCACGGGGCGCAGGCTTCCTGGCCAGAATCTACAGCCCTTGGCGAAGGGATCCGTGCTCTCGAACTCGGCCTCGGCAAGGCTGACGATTCCCAAAGCCAAATCGGCAGGCCCTCAGTCGGAACGGAAGCTGAAGCATGCGTCTTCAGAAGGCCAATTCAACCGAGACAGGAGCAGTGATCGCTCGTTGCGACAAGCATCGCCGAAGCAGGACCGGAAGGGGGTCGGCCTGAGCTTGGACATTCCACAGCGGCATGCCGTTCGGCCATCCGACGACGAGAGCCCGGACGCGCTGGATTTCTCCTTCCACTCGGACGAGCAAAGCCAGAGGCTTCAGAGAGTGTGCTCCAGCCCTGCTCCTTTCTACTCGCAGGATGCTGCATCACCAGTTGATGATTCCAGAGCGCGAAGTGCATCTATGAAGGGCACCGGAGAGGTACCGAAGCCGACGCCAAAGCCGAAGCGCAGGGCAAAATCCCCTATCCCCAAGCGCGCCATCTCTGACGTGTTCAAGGAGGCCAAGGCTGCCACCAAGCGATTCTCCAGCCCGCAACGGCAGAGGAAGCCCACGTCTCCAAGGTCACCTGATGACAGCCCTCCGTTCGGCTTCGCTTCGCTGAGAACACCAAGCAAACTGAAGATTAATAGGAGGACCTCCTCATGGCCGAGGAGGAACTTTGACGATGGACCAGCAAAGGTTGCTGCATCGGATATCCTTGAGAGATGGACAGTTGACCGCTCGCAGTTGCTCATCGGCCACAGATTTGCATCCGGGGCGTATAGCCGATTGTTCCATGGGATCTACAAGGAACAACCTGTTGCTGTGAAGTTTATCAGGCAGCCTGATGATGGTGAGGATGACGAGTTGTCTGCTCGGCTTGAGAAGCAGTTCACTGCAGAGGTTACCATTCTGGCAAGGCTCCAACATCGAAATGTCATCAAG CTTGTTGGAGCGTGCAATTGTCCACCGGTCTTCTGTGTCATCACCGAGTTCCTTTCTGGGGGTTCTTTGAGGGCTTTCTTACGCAAGCTGGAGCGTAAGACTCTTCCAATGGAGAAGGTCATTTCTATTGCTTTGGATATCGCTCGTGGCCTGGAATACATTCACCTCCAAGGAATTGTTCACCGTGATGTGAAACCTGAGAACATTCTATTTGATGGAGAATTCTGCGCTAAGGTCGTCGATTTTGGAGTGGCCTGTGAAGAAGCACACTGCAATTTGTTAGGGGATGACCCGGGTACTTATAGATGGATGGCACCAGAGATGTACAAGCACAAGCCATATGGCCGGAAGGTTGATGTTTATAGCTTTGGACTTGTCTTGTGGGAATTAGTCACTGGTACACTCCCTTATGAAGATATGACGCCACTCCAAGCAGCTTTTGCAGTTGTCAGTAAG AACTTGAGACCGGCTATTCCTTCTAGCTGCCCGGCAGCAGTAAAATTCCTGATTGAGCAGTGTTGGTCCTGGCAACCAGAGAAGAGGCCTGAGTTTCGACAGATTGTTTCAATCCTTGAAAACCTCAAGACAGTTCTTGAAAGAGATGGAATGCTCGACAAAATCCCAAGCTTCATCTGCCAGCCCCAGGAATGCAACGAtcagaacaagaagaaggtttcCAGCTGGATCCAGAGGCTCTCATACACTCAACCTGATTTTTCCGGACCTCCACCCCCAAAGTTACTGTAA
- the LOC112887175 gene encoding uncharacterized protein LOC112887175, which translates to MVVAEAATAAGNEMSLSNMVLGFYEEAERERWATEEAAAGGGDGSDDEGSSGGGGAESSAFWQEQFSLLHLSHFPFSAIRKQISEALAKRSSAERRIQEDAEEAVRQMRATPGGVCSCASRAAAGGCRGCSLHFVAERLRDAAYNSAICRTKWCRNPEIPSGEHSYVDVVVPTRSGKAVRVVIEPSFRAEFEMARGGAEYRALVTALPEVFVGRSERLRAVVRVMCDAGRQCARESGMHMAPWRKHRYMEAKWLGTPERVAPGPGGAAAVAVGSPEKPPRFRASMLTLDFGGRTAVEVV; encoded by the exons ATGGTTGTCGCGgaggccgccaccgccgcgggcAACGAGATGAGCCTGTCCAACATGGTGCTGGGCTTCTACGAGGAGGCCGAGAGGGAGAGGTGGGCGACggaggaggccgccgccggcggcggcgatggcagcgACGATGAGGGGtccagcggcggcggaggcgccgaGAGCAGCGCGTTCTGGCAGGAGCAGTTCTCGCTGTTGCATTTAAGTCACTTCCCTTTCTCGGCGATCCGGAAACAAATCAGT GAAGCGCTTGCCAAGAGGAGCTCCGCGGAGAGACGGATCCAGGAGGACGCGGAGGAGGCTGTCAGGCAGATGCGCGCCACGCCCGGCGGCGTCTGCTCCTGCGCGAGCCGCGCGGCCGCGGGAGGCTGCCGGGGCTGCTCGCTTCACTTCGTGGCGGAGCGCCTGCGCGACGCCGCGTACAACAGCGCCATCTGCAGGACCAAGTGGTGTCGCAACCCAGAAATCCCATCAG GGGAGCACAGCTACGTGGACGTGGTGGTGCCGACGAGGAGCGGCAAGGCGGTGCGCGTGGTGATCGAGCCCAGCTTCCGCGCCGAGTTCGAGatggcgcggggcggcgcggagtACAGGGCGCTGGTGACCGCGCTGCCGGAGGTGTTCGTGGGCCGCTCGGAGAGGCTGCGGGCCGTGGTCCGGGTCATGTGCGACGCGGGCAGGCAGTGCGCGCGCGAGAGCGGCATGCACATGGCACCCTGGAGGAAGCACCGGTACATGGAGGCCAAGTGGCTGGGCACGCCGGAGCGGGTCGCGCCGGGGcccgggggagcggcggcggtggccgtcGGCTCGCCCGAGAAGCCGCCCAGGTTCAGGGCGTCCATGCTCACGCTCGACTTCGGCGGCCGCACCGCGGTGGAGGTCGTGTGA